TTCCTAGGTCATTCTAAATCCAGGCAACATGACAAGGAGTAACTCTCATGGGAACCCAAGAAGAGGACATATTTACAGGCTCTTGCCTGTGATCCTAGTCCTTGAGTGCTGTGGAGGATTCCACAACCCTGAGGGCTACactgtgaacttgaggccagctgAACTACGAAGGAAGACTCATGAAGAATGACCATTTTAATGTGTCACTGACTAAGAATATAAATGGTCCAGTACTCTCCTTAAGGATAATCCTACATTCTTAGTAATTGACCCTTTCCGATACTCATCTCATTTCTTGGTGTCTTGGCTAAAGTGTAAGGGTTTTAtaagaagagtttattttatgaaaagattTTCAAGTATCTCTTTCCTCAGTTTTATGAACTACTGGAATATATGTGGATATTTACAGTTATTTCTTCAGATTGTGGGATTCATCAGTGAGTTTTTCCGGTTACAACACAAGAGAGTATAATCCCATTGATTCTTTCAGATTGTGTTGCCTAGTTTTACATTTCaacttttaagttttccatgGATTCTTATATCTTGTTATATAAGCCTGCATCTTTAGTAGGGAGCTAGGAAACATCGGAGCTACAGAGGGACAATGTTGCTAGGACAGATCCTCCATCCAGGAACAAGGACTCTAGCAATGATGGCCACACAGTGGGAGCAATTTCATACCTGTCAGTCAAAGCATGTCTCCTTGGAATTTGGTTTCTGACGGAAAGGGAGGTCCTATACCAACAGGAAGCAGGTTTATTTAGTATGAAACCTGTGCTAGAACTTAGAGGACAAAACCTGGATTTCAGGCTACTTGAAGGAGTCATTCTTTCTCTGGTGAAATTGGATGGGATAGACTGTGTGACAGCAGTGAGTCTGCATTGACTTTGGACAACATGGGTATAGAGGGGATGGGGCCCAATCAGCTCTGATAAGACCATGTTTATTGGCTacctttctgttgtgataaaagtTTATAAACATGGCATCCTAAGAAATAGTGAACATATCTGTCTGTCTTAGTCTGGAGGGATTAGAGTTCATGGGGTGGTGAGAGGCATGGAAGGTACTTAGAATTCTGAAGGCAAATGCAAGAGATTGAGATGTCACAAACTCAAACTCAAGTAAGAAATAGGAGAAGACATGAAGACTCGAATCTAGGTAATTCTAACTCAGGTAACATGACAAGGACTAACTCATAAAATCTCAAGTCGAGGACATGTACAGTCAGGTCTATAGGCTCTTGCCTGTGATTCTCTTCCATTGGAGCTGTCTCTCTTAGTTTTGGAGGGATAAGAGCCTTTTTGTGTGGGTCAGAGTCATGGAATCTAGCTGGATTCCTAAAAGCAAACACAGGAGATTGAGGTGTGACCAACTGAAACTCAAGCAAGAAACAGGACAGTGCATAAAGTCTATGCTGATTCATTAAAGGACAGTCCCATTAATGGAGTTTTGTCACTAAAGCTCCACCATGTAAAAGTCTCAAACTGGACCATCAACTGACCTTGTGTATCCATGTGTTCAAATGCCGCATTTGTATGAGACATTTCTAATTCAAATTACCGCAGTGGGATTGTTGAATGTATGTCAGATGTGCTGAGAACTTGGGTTCTAGTTTGGGAATTTGTGGAACACGTAGATGTGGGGTAGCTGGAGGAACCTAAGACTTAGAACTGTATTCCATGCCTCTATATTCCAAATACCAGCTCTATTGGAAACAAGATGCTCCCCAACCATGGTTCAGCGTGTCTTGaaagcacagacacagacacacacacaaacccttccTCTCTGGAGTTGATTTGGTGCCAGCCATAAGAAAAATATCTAGGGCACTGGTTGTGGTACAGAACCTGGTCTAACCACTGTCAGTAATGAGAAGCCATGATTGGGCGACTCCTTGGGGTGACATCACAAGAAGGCATTATGAAGTATGCTAACAACTACTGTGTTTCAGGCACCGCCTGCATTGGGCTCCTGTCCTCGTATCTCAGAGTAGCTGTCAgtagtctacagaacaagtgtACTGAATATTGGCTGTGACAGACTATGAATCTCCAATCTACTGGACTCTGTTACAGTGAGTTCCTTTCCAGTTCATTGGTTTGGTTCCAGCATTAAGTTTTGCTATTTTGTGTTTACATTTATGCTATTAGTTAACATCTTAGGTTTGATTTGTGAATGTCTTATCTATTTCTCCATTATTACCCAACTTCCTATTTGAAAAATTCACTtagccttcatttttttctactgttgtttcaattttcttcagCTAGAACACGTGTTACTGTAAACTACCCATAGCAACTTATACATTATAACATTCTATCCATGCCTAGGCAGCATGGTCAAAGTCTCCTACTTTATCGCTTGCTCCACTCCATCTCTGTGACTAATACTCTTTTTTTGTTAAAGGCTCAGCCCGCTTCTTCCTCAAATccacagcagaagaaaacattatttttctttgtgtagaatttctttcttttagatgaGTTTCTCTACTTGCAGCTACTTCCACAGAGCAGAACAGTTCAGTGGCCACTGTGTCTGAGTATGGGCTCCTCCCCTGAATCTCAACAGATGCTGCTACACTCTTATTCAGTgtcttctttttcagtttctttatatgaaTTTTCCTCCGAAAGATCCATGGATTTCTTGGGCTTTAAAGGCATCCTTAGGTTGTTTGGGATATCTTAGATCCCAAACAGAAGTTGACGACAGAGAATTCATACCTATAAACTTCCATCCTAAAACTATATCATTTTTTCCCCTAGTTTCATGTGTCCCTAAGTTTCCAAGGAAATATAGAGAACGTAAGGTGAACATCATGGCCAGTCTCCTGGAAGAGGATATCCTTGAGAAGGATTTTAAAATCCTAACATCTCTAGGTTGTAGTTCATTTGGTGAGGTGATGCTTGCCAAACACCTTCCCACATATACACAGGTGGCTGTCAAGGCACTCCAGAAAGCACATAATACTGTAGCAGACATCAGATCTGAAGTAACAATCCATAAATCTTTGAAATACTATAACATCTTTCAGTTCTTCTATGTCATTAACACTCTGAACACCATGTATGTGGTTATGGAATACCTTGAAGGTAAAGACCTGGAGAGGGTTATCAGGGAGGTGCACtctttaaaggagaaagagactaGGCCAATATTCAGTCAGTTGGCGTCTGCTGTGCACTTCCTGCACCAAAGAAGGATTGCACACTGCGACATTAAGTTAGAGAACATTCTGCTGGGTGAACGTGGCAAAGTAAAGCTTTGCAATTTCGAGTTTGCCACTCAGATTATAGACAACCAGATGCTGCAGGATCTCTGGGGCTTCTCACCATATTGGGCCCCAGAGATCCTAGCAAGAAAACCATACGATGGTTTGGCAGGGGACATGTGGAGCTTGGGCATTGTTCTCTATGCCAAGGTAACCGGACACTTCCCCTATGAAGAATCCACCATTGAAGCTATGTACCACCATATCACCAACATCATGTGCCCCATTCCAAATCATCTTACTAAACCCTGTTATATCATCTTGGCAAGATTGCTCATGGTTTATGTCTGGTTCAGGCTTATGTCATCTCTGCTTGTCGAAAGACCATGGCTGGGCCATATTGAGGAACATATAACACCTCCAGACAAGGAAATCCTCCACAAGGTTGTGGAGGTGATGTGTAACATTGGCTATACCTGCAAACAGGTTGAATCATCCCTAAAACATCAGCAGTCAAATAACTTAACAGCAACCATGAATATCATAAAATTCAAACTGAGCTCTGGGGATAGCAGTCTGCAAAATATTATTCCTGCAGTTGCTAGTAGCCTCCTTGACACCATGAAGAGGAGACATAGCGAGTCGGCTCTGCTGATCAGATGCAGAAGCAATGCAAGGCTACACACATACAGCTGCCCAGAGGTGATGCACTACTCAGCTAACATGGTTCCAGAAAAATATTCATTGACCATCAACACCATCAACCCCACTGCAGGGGGCAATACATTCAGCATGATTTCAGTGGATAGCCTCTCTGATAAAAACGTCTCTGAAGAAGATTCATTGACCACTAACACCATCAACCCCACTACAGGGGACAATGCATTCAATGTGAATTCAGTGGATACTCTGCCATAAAAGTTGCAGAAGATTCGTTGACCACTAACACCATCAACCCTAGTACAGGTGACAATGCATTCAAAGTGAATTCAGTGGATAGCCTCTATGGTAATTTCTCTGCCCCCGAGCCACCTCTGAATGGGAAATGCATAGGGTTTGTGAACACGACCATCACTGAAGAGGAAACAATCCTTAGAGCCAGACACTCCCAAGGAGCAGCCCCAGGTTGTACCCACAGCCTCTGGAACCAGGCCACACTGGGTCTAGAAGCTGATAAACAAGCAAATTTCCCATGTACTGAGAGCACTGTGCTGCTGCTGCCTGCCCACCCGAGGTGGGTAAACGGAAGTGGCTTAGGAGAATTCCAGTCCTGGTAAGGAGtgcctgctgcaggaggaagccaggacagaagCTCAGATTGCTGTGGCCCTGTAACCCAGGGCAACAGGCCCCTGCATCCATACTCCAGCTACAGGTTCTGAGCTGCCAGTCCATTTCTCCTTTAGCTTACTGCTGCCCAGGCTCTGCTTGCCAGATCCAGAGCTGGCCAGAAGGCACATCTGCCCAGTGAACCTCTATCTCCCCATCTTTGGTTGTGCTTTTAGGACCAGTACCCACAGTGTCTAAAACACCTACCTCTACAACCAGCAATGACTTAGATGCCCACCTCATGCTGATCATCACCTTGGCCACTTCATTTTCTCCAACTTATTTGGGACTGTCTCTCAGACAGAACTGCAAGAATGCTCTTAATTCATCCAGGGCATCTGTGTTTCCTGGCAATCTCAATCCAACCCCCTTGCATCATTTTGCCCACGTCACAAAAGTATTCACAAATTTGACGATATTTCACATTGTCCTGCTCTTGTGTGGCAAGGGCACCTTCCATATAGGGTGCAACTATCTAATCATAGATTCTCCCTACATGAAAGGAAATTCAGGTGCCCATTCTGTGTTCCCACTGGACCTGATAAGATCCTATTTACAATGTGTAGGGAATATGCATCCCTTTAGATTTGTCTGCAAAAGAACAATGTCTGAAGGTACTAAGAACAGCACTCACTGTGCCACACATCCACATAAGAATACAATCATTTCTTCCAAGCATTGGAAAGGAGTTCCATACCCTTGGATCTCACTGAGAGGAAACAAAGTGTACAGATTTGAAGTTTATGCTTCAGTATGAACTCTTAATGCTCCACTAGTTCTGATTTAGGTGTttggtcttttttaaaatttggttacttgttatttgttagtttttatatatctctaagaaaaatgttttcattggcATACCTTAGAAACACTCAAGTAAGTTAAATTTAAATAGAGAAAGTAGTACATATATGATTTCCCCCTCGCTtgttaatgtttcattttaatattagATACTAATTTGTAAGTATAAAAGCCTTATATGgacaataaaatttaatgaatagtcaaaaaagagagaaacttctGGTTCAGACTTGCAGGAGAAACTTCAGCCAGCCTACCCAAGACTCAGCTAGCCTGCCAAACTAGCCCTCATGAGCAGGTGAGGCAGGAACTTCCTTCCTGAGCCAACCTAAGCATGCTGCTATACCCAGAGACAGCTGACAAAGAGAAACCTGACCAGAGATGCCAATGAAGGAAGGATAACACAGTAGAGTTTGTCACCTGAGTCAGTGGAACCTTGAGATATGATATGAGAGGCCTGCCCATTCCCTCAATAAAGGAGTTGGCCTTTAGTAATCACCTGACTTCAAGATTCTGTGTGTTTGACTCCAGACCTTCTTGTCCCTTCCACAGGGGGTATCCCTGCTGGGTCACCTCCAACACAGGTTGATCTTGGCTTAATTTTCCTTCaaatctctccctcctcctcctcctcctcctccatttcctctttatgttttcttttgtggccTCTCAGGAGCTCACCATCTTATctcctaagaaaaagaaaaaaaatggcagcagCCATTCCTGAGGTCAGCTGAAGATGGAATAAAAGGCAATCCAGATTAATCAGACCATTAGGGAATCAAACATGAAATGACATCTTTGATCAACCATGGCCTAAATTTTAGTCTCTATTTCTGAGGCTCCTGGGGGCAGCAGAATAATGTAGTCTTCATCTTCAGAAAGCAGAATGGATGGAGACCACAAAACTGCTGATCCAGGACTCTGTGAAAAATGTTCTCCTGCTTTTGAGGCTTTATCTACAGCTAACAGTGTCTCCAGTG
The sequence above is drawn from the Microtus ochrogaster isolate Prairie Vole_2 unplaced genomic scaffold, MicOch1.0 UNK52, whole genome shotgun sequence genome and encodes:
- the LOC101980026 gene encoding sperm motility kinase-like, which encodes MASLLEEDILEKDFKILTSLGCSSFGEVMLAKHLPTYTQVAVKALQKAHNTVADIRSEVTIHKSLKYYNIFQFFYVINTLNTMYVVMEYLEGKDLERVIREVHSLKEKETRPIFSQLASAVHFLHQRRIAHCDIKLENILLGERGKVKLCNFEFATQIIDNQMLQDLWGFSPYWAPEILARKPYDGLAGDMWSLGIVLYAKVTGHFPYEESTIEAMYHHITNIMCPIPNHLTKPCYIILARLLMVYVWFRLMSSLLVERPWLGHIEEHITPPDKEILHKVVEVMCNIGYTCKQVESSLKHQQSNNLTATMNIIKFKLSSGDSSLQNIIPAVASSLLDTMKRRHSESALLIRCRSNARLHTYSCPEVMHYSANMVPEKYSLTINTINPTAGGNTFSMISVDSLSDKNVSEEDSLTTNTINPTTGDNAFNVNSVDTLP